The following proteins are encoded in a genomic region of Bernardetia sp. MNP-M8:
- a CDS encoding RNA polymerase sigma factor — MAVQKQQIFLESIESNRGIIYRICKLYEDDVVFQEDLFQEIVLQAWKAFGRFRGDSKFSTWLYRVALNTAITYLKKDKRRVEKNSLSISMILQIKSEENEEEKEQIESLYKAIAQLNKIEKALVILYLEDKSYEEISEILGISVSNVGAKLSRVRNLLRKRLNPIPS, encoded by the coding sequence ATGGCAGTCCAGAAACAACAAATCTTTTTAGAAAGTATAGAATCCAATCGTGGCATCATTTACAGAATCTGTAAACTGTATGAAGATGATGTTGTATTTCAGGAAGACCTCTTTCAAGAAATAGTTTTGCAGGCGTGGAAAGCATTCGGACGTTTTCGGGGAGATTCTAAGTTCTCAACATGGTTGTATAGAGTGGCTCTCAATACAGCAATTACTTATCTTAAAAAAGACAAACGAAGGGTAGAGAAAAACTCTCTTTCAATTTCTATGATATTACAAATAAAATCAGAAGAGAATGAAGAAGAAAAAGAACAAATAGAAAGTCTTTATAAGGCGATTGCTCAACTCAATAAAATCGAAAAAGCCCTAGTCATTCTTTATTTAGAAGACAAAAGTTATGAAGAGATTAGTGAAATATTGGGAATTAGTGTTTCTAATGTAGGTGCTAAACTCAGCCGAGTTCGTAATTTGCTTCGTAAACGTCTAAACCCTATACCCTCATGA
- a CDS encoding DUF1573 domain-containing protein, producing MQKQFFGFLFTLVTLSFLFAFSPPYNSINWKQTSIEFGKIQHNKPVTATYEFVNTGKTPIVIQSAKGSCGCTGVEFSKEAIPAGQSSNIKATFNAAKIGAFSKTVTVTMAGDNEPVVLRFNGEVVE from the coding sequence ATGCAAAAGCAATTTTTTGGTTTTCTTTTTACATTAGTTACACTTTCTTTTTTATTCGCTTTTTCTCCTCCTTACAATTCTATCAATTGGAAACAAACCAGTATTGAGTTTGGAAAAATTCAACATAACAAGCCTGTAACAGCAACCTATGAGTTTGTCAATACAGGTAAAACGCCAATTGTCATTCAATCTGCAAAAGGTTCTTGTGGTTGTACAGGCGTAGAATTTTCGAAAGAAGCTATTCCAGCAGGACAATCAAGCAACATAAAGGCAACTTTCAATGCTGCCAAAATTGGAGCTTTCAGCAAAACGGTAACCGTTACAATGGCTGGAGATAATGAGCCTGTTGTACTTCGTTTTAATGGAGAAGTAGTTGAGTAA
- a CDS encoding HAMP domain-containing sensor histidine kinase produces the protein MNKRTITLLLVFALLSIFGIISIQIYWVRRAFDANRKQNEQKIQVALQNIAEKIADYSKTTLPSQSPINQLSSDYYTVSVNCEIDAAILEYFLKSEFSKRNIQTDFEYGIYDCDSEKMVYGSYISLNQKNNASKNIKKELPKWEGQNYYFGVRFPSVSSQLVSEMDIWIFLSIILLLVIFFLVYGMFFIITQRQFSQAQKQFINNITHELKTPISILGIAAKVLINNELENNKLEKKQNQERKNQYAIIVKEQTERLNSQVEKLVELLMLERSSYVPLSLEKINLQKTIQETIQSFELEILAKQDFQHPTFKIQFEDIENEIFIKADKVHFQNMIHNLLENAFKYNQKQPFINISILKLSKNKLILSIKDNGVGIDKKFQKRVFDKFFRIQSNDIHTTKGFGLGLSYIEQVIKAHNWKINLESKVNEGSTFSIHILYS, from the coding sequence ATGAACAAACGAACAATTACCCTCCTTCTAGTTTTTGCTTTACTTTCTATTTTTGGAATTATCTCTATTCAAATATATTGGGTACGACGAGCATTTGATGCAAATAGAAAACAAAACGAACAAAAAATACAGGTTGCTTTACAAAATATAGCCGAAAAAATTGCTGATTATAGCAAAACTACTTTGCCTTCTCAAAGTCCTATCAATCAGCTTTCTAGTGATTACTATACAGTTAGTGTAAACTGTGAAATTGATGCAGCAATTTTAGAGTATTTTCTCAAAAGTGAGTTTTCAAAGCGAAATATTCAAACAGATTTTGAATATGGTATTTATGATTGTGATAGCGAAAAAATGGTATATGGAAGTTATATTTCATTAAATCAAAAAAATAATGCCTCTAAAAATATCAAAAAAGAACTTCCAAAATGGGAAGGACAGAATTATTATTTTGGGGTTCGTTTTCCTTCTGTTTCCTCTCAGCTTGTTTCAGAAATGGATATTTGGATATTTTTATCTATCATTTTGCTATTAGTAATTTTCTTTTTAGTCTATGGAATGTTTTTTATTATTACACAAAGACAGTTTTCACAAGCTCAAAAACAGTTTATCAATAATATTACTCATGAGTTGAAAACTCCCATTTCTATTTTGGGAATTGCTGCAAAGGTTTTGATAAATAATGAATTAGAAAATAACAAGTTAGAAAAAAAACAAAACCAAGAAAGAAAAAATCAATATGCCATTATTGTAAAAGAACAAACAGAAAGATTGAATTCTCAAGTAGAAAAACTTGTTGAGCTTTTGATGTTAGAACGAAGTAGTTATGTTCCTCTATCTTTAGAAAAAATCAATCTTCAAAAAACTATTCAAGAAACAATACAGAGTTTTGAATTAGAAATTTTGGCAAAACAGGATTTTCAACATCCAACATTCAAAATTCAATTTGAAGATATAGAAAATGAAATTTTTATAAAAGCCGATAAGGTTCATTTTCAGAACATGATACATAACCTTTTAGAAAATGCTTTTAAATACAATCAAAAACAACCTTTTATAAATATTTCTATTTTAAAACTATCAAAAAACAAACTCATTCTTTCCATAAAAGATAACGGAGTAGGAATTGATAAAAAATTCCAAAAACGTGTTTTTGATAAGTTTTTTAGAATCCAAAGTAATGATATTCATACAACAAAAGGGTTTGGATTAGGACTCAGTTATATTGAGCAAGTAATAAAAGCGCATAATTGGAAGATAAATCTGGAAAGCAAAGTAAATGAAGGTTCAACTTTTTCTATTCATATCCTCTATTCTTAA
- a CDS encoding TraB/GumN family protein, with product MKNQNSTISIAQKSSFKVIFSAITFTFLVLIFALSSFTNSVENVKKEPNTLLWKISGNGLQKSSYLFGTIHIICEEDYFIPKGFEEALQEAQQIALEIDMDDPNLMTSMQQLSVMPTGMHLKQLLTEEEYNTVAQFFIDSLGIPKQQFEMMGVIKPMILSSMTIQKVITCSTTKTYETEIVTKATEMKKEVVGVETIKDQFDAFDKTSFKEQAKMLYDGIAKFDEGKEVFNKLMAAYKSQSVDDTYAMIKEGSEEYKNFEQDLLITRNENWIPVMKEMAEEKSTFFAVGAGHLGGKKGVIQLLKDAGYTLTPVQ from the coding sequence ATGAAAAATCAAAATTCAACAATTTCAATCGCTCAAAAAAGCAGTTTCAAAGTCATTTTTAGTGCAATCACTTTTACTTTCCTAGTACTTATTTTTGCACTTTCTAGCTTTACTAATTCTGTTGAAAATGTAAAAAAAGAACCTAATACTTTACTTTGGAAAATATCGGGTAATGGGCTACAAAAGTCATCTTATTTATTTGGTACTATTCATATAATCTGTGAAGAGGACTATTTTATCCCAAAAGGATTTGAGGAAGCACTGCAAGAAGCACAACAAATTGCTTTAGAAATAGACATGGATGACCCTAATCTAATGACAAGTATGCAACAACTTTCTGTAATGCCAACTGGAATGCACCTAAAGCAACTTTTGACAGAAGAAGAATACAATACAGTAGCTCAATTTTTTATAGATTCTTTAGGTATTCCTAAGCAGCAGTTTGAAATGATGGGAGTAATAAAACCTATGATACTTTCTTCTATGACTATCCAAAAAGTTATTACTTGTTCTACAACTAAAACGTATGAAACAGAAATAGTAACAAAAGCTACTGAGATGAAAAAAGAAGTGGTGGGAGTAGAAACTATTAAAGACCAATTTGATGCCTTTGACAAAACCTCTTTCAAAGAGCAGGCAAAAATGCTTTATGATGGCATTGCCAAATTTGATGAAGGAAAGGAAGTATTTAACAAACTTATGGCTGCTTATAAATCACAAAGTGTAGATGATACATACGCAATGATAAAAGAGGGTTCAGAAGAATACAAAAATTTTGAGCAAGATCTTTTGATTACAAGAAACGAAAATTGGATACCTGTAATGAAGGAAATGGCAGAAGAAAAATCTACATTTTTTGCTGTTGGAGCAGGACACTTAGGAGGCAAAAAAGGTGTCATTCAACTTCTGAAAGATGCTGGTTATACACTCACTCCTGTACAATAA
- a CDS encoding S8 family peptidase: protein MKLKQLLFVQLITVIFFGTGFFHTVFSQTSEERLVYFKDKNGTSFSISRPLEFLTQKAIDRRTKQGISITEQDLPVNIDYINQINNLGATVSHGIKWFNAAIVTADEDTFTEIENLAFVEKVNKIVLHNDPNRRVRISATCEVQATEEEICQEFEVNKIAEIKDTEENFDYGNSLAQIQMLGVDKMHEQGYLGQGIHIAVLDGGFINANTLSAFSHADIPFVYDVVGNGRNVYRTSDHGTKVLSTMLSKKEGQIIGTAPEATYYLFLTEELIPERPIEEAFWAVGAEKADSLGVDIIQSSLGYYDFDDAGYNYTHEDLDGQTALISRAAEIATQKGIVVVTSAGNTGNAPWQKISFPSDAPSVLAVGAVDRNEERANFSALGNSADGRIKPDVMAMGQGTVLWNTNDELTSGNGTSYAAPLLAGLVAGFMQKNPNFTQKQIMFAIRRAGDSYSNPTEEYGYGIPNFQRLSQIEIILGEENEDLTSKESQIRVFPNPVANSLNIEVDETLFVSNQTLNLQIYNLQGKLILTDVLTTSKKEIGFPLVPKGMYIIKVEGQNYQGTIKILKD, encoded by the coding sequence ATGAAACTAAAACAATTACTATTTGTACAATTAATCACTGTTATTTTCTTTGGTACAGGATTTTTTCATACCGTTTTTTCTCAAACCAGTGAAGAAAGATTAGTTTATTTTAAAGATAAAAATGGAACATCTTTTTCAATTAGCCGTCCTTTAGAATTTCTTACTCAAAAGGCAATTGATAGAAGAACTAAACAAGGAATTTCTATCACAGAGCAAGATTTACCTGTCAATATTGATTATATCAATCAGATAAATAATTTGGGGGCAACTGTAAGTCATGGCATAAAATGGTTTAATGCAGCTATCGTAACGGCAGATGAAGATACCTTCACAGAAATAGAAAACTTAGCTTTTGTAGAAAAAGTAAATAAGATAGTTCTTCATAATGACCCAAATCGAAGAGTTAGAATTTCGGCAACTTGTGAAGTACAAGCCACAGAAGAAGAGATTTGTCAAGAATTTGAAGTAAATAAAATAGCAGAAATAAAAGACACAGAAGAAAATTTTGATTACGGTAATTCTTTAGCTCAAATTCAGATGTTAGGTGTAGATAAGATGCACGAACAAGGATATTTGGGGCAAGGAATTCATATCGCTGTCTTAGATGGTGGCTTTATTAATGCAAATACACTTTCTGCTTTCTCTCATGCTGATATTCCTTTTGTTTATGATGTAGTTGGAAATGGCAGAAATGTATATCGTACTTCTGATCACGGAACTAAAGTTCTTTCTACAATGCTCTCAAAAAAAGAAGGTCAAATTATAGGAACTGCTCCAGAGGCTACTTATTATCTATTTCTAACAGAAGAATTAATTCCTGAAAGACCTATTGAAGAAGCATTTTGGGCTGTTGGTGCAGAAAAAGCAGATAGTTTGGGGGTAGATATCATTCAATCTTCTCTAGGATATTATGATTTTGATGATGCAGGTTATAATTATACCCATGAAGACTTAGACGGACAAACAGCTCTTATTTCTAGAGCTGCAGAAATAGCAACTCAAAAAGGAATTGTAGTTGTCACAAGTGCAGGCAACACAGGAAATGCCCCTTGGCAAAAAATATCTTTTCCTTCTGACGCACCTTCTGTATTAGCTGTTGGTGCAGTAGATAGAAATGAAGAAAGAGCTAATTTTTCAGCATTAGGAAATTCTGCAGATGGAAGAATAAAACCTGATGTAATGGCAATGGGACAAGGAACTGTACTTTGGAATACCAATGATGAACTTACTTCTGGTAATGGAACTTCTTATGCAGCTCCATTATTAGCAGGTCTAGTAGCAGGTTTTATGCAGAAAAATCCTAATTTTACTCAAAAACAAATCATGTTTGCTATTCGCCGAGCTGGGGATAGTTACTCTAATCCAACCGAAGAATATGGTTATGGTATTCCTAACTTTCAAAGATTAAGTCAAATTGAAATTATTCTAGGAGAAGAAAATGAAGATTTAACGAGTAAAGAATCTCAAATTCGTGTTTTTCCTAACCCAGTAGCAAATAGTTTGAATATAGAAGTAGATGAAACATTATTTGTCTCTAATCAAACATTAAATCTTCAAATATATAATCTACAAGGAAAATTGATTTTGACTGATGTCTTAACTACAAGCAAAAAAGAAATTGGCTTTCCTCTTGTGCCTAAAGGGATGTATATCATAAAAGTAGAAGGACAAAATTACCAAGGAACAATCAAAATTTTGAAAGACTAA
- the tpiA gene encoding triose-phosphate isomerase, giving the protein MRQKIVAGNWKMNLTKEEAQSLTSEIVGMSNDELGTNQKDVKLILCPPFIHISTIKSLFKNSKNIHLGAQNVASQENGAYTGEVSATMLSSYQVEYVIIGHSERRQYFKETNQEIAQKIDLIFSNKMLPIFCCGETLELREEGNHIDFIKKQISESLFHLSSSDFEKVVVAYEPIWAIGTGKTASSEQAQEIHAEIRKHISTKYGKEIADKTPILYGGSCKPSNAKELFACPDVDGGLIGGAALASRDFVEIAKSF; this is encoded by the coding sequence ATGCGTCAAAAAATTGTGGCAGGAAACTGGAAAATGAATCTTACTAAAGAAGAGGCACAAAGTCTTACTTCTGAAATTGTAGGGATGAGTAATGACGAGCTAGGAACAAATCAAAAAGATGTAAAACTTATTCTTTGTCCTCCTTTTATCCATATTTCTACTATAAAGTCTCTTTTCAAAAACTCAAAAAACATCCATTTGGGAGCGCAAAATGTAGCTTCTCAAGAAAATGGAGCTTATACAGGAGAAGTTTCGGCTACTATGCTTTCTTCCTATCAAGTGGAATATGTAATTATCGGACATAGCGAAAGAAGACAATATTTTAAAGAAACAAATCAAGAAATTGCTCAAAAAATTGATTTAATTTTTTCTAATAAAATGCTTCCAATTTTTTGTTGTGGTGAAACACTAGAACTTAGAGAAGAAGGAAATCATATTGATTTTATAAAAAAACAAATTTCAGAAAGTCTTTTCCATTTATCGTCTTCTGATTTTGAAAAGGTAGTAGTTGCTTATGAGCCTATTTGGGCAATCGGAACAGGCAAGACTGCTTCTAGTGAACAAGCACAAGAAATTCACGCAGAAATAAGAAAACATATTTCGACAAAATACGGAAAAGAAATTGCTGACAAAACCCCAATTTTATATGGTGGAAGTTGCAAACCAAGTAATGCAAAAGAACTTTTTGCTTGTCCTGATGTAGATGGTGGACTTATTGGAGGTGCTGCACTAGCATCAAGAGATTTTGTAGAGATTGCTAAGTCTTTTTAA
- the rplU gene encoding 50S ribosomal protein L21 has translation MYAIVEIAGQQFKVEKDRFIYTHRLQGNEGDEVTFDKVLLVEDNGTVSIGEPQLSGASVSGEVLAQVKGDKVIVFKKKRRKGYKTKNGHRQQFTKVLIKDILI, from the coding sequence ATGTACGCAATCGTAGAAATAGCCGGACAACAGTTCAAGGTTGAAAAAGATCGTTTTATCTATACACACCGTCTTCAAGGAAATGAAGGTGACGAAGTAACTTTTGACAAAGTTCTTTTGGTAGAAGATAACGGCACTGTTAGTATTGGCGAGCCTCAATTATCTGGGGCTTCAGTGAGTGGAGAAGTTCTTGCTCAAGTAAAAGGCGACAAAGTAATCGTTTTTAAGAAAAAACGTCGTAAAGGCTATAAAACAAAAAACGGACACCGTCAGCAATTCACTAAAGTCTTGATTAAAGACATTCTAATTTAG
- a CDS encoding glycosyltransferase: protein MKIAYLSTFYPFRGGIAQFNALLYRSFEKLDIPVSAYNFTTQYPEFLFPGQTQYSTSEDNADQIPTQRTISSINPISYLQTASKMSKEEPTLLLMRYWLPFFAPALGTVAKKLKKQGTKSIVIVDNMIPHEKRFFDEAFTKYFLKNTDAYIVMSKSVEKDLLERKPNAKYIFHPHPIYEHFGEKIARKEALQKLELSKIEGIENKKILLYFGFVRKYKGLDLLLEAFENLDDSYFLIIAGESYLSDSENKELQTILDNHPKKQNIDTRLRYVSDSEVNLLFSAADANVLPYRHATQSGVSAIAFHFEVPSVVTDVGGLRDLIEPYNAGTIAENATPKAIQNAIEELFKNKKDIDYGENLRDFKEKYSWENLAKKILELYEEIQ from the coding sequence ATGAAAATAGCTTATTTATCTACTTTTTATCCGTTCCGTGGTGGAATTGCACAGTTCAATGCTCTTTTATATCGTAGTTTCGAAAAACTTGATATTCCTGTTTCTGCCTATAATTTTACTACACAATATCCTGAATTTCTTTTTCCAGGTCAGACTCAATATTCTACTTCGGAAGACAATGCAGACCAAATTCCGACACAGCGAACAATTAGTAGCATAAATCCTATTTCATATCTGCAAACGGCTTCCAAAATGTCAAAAGAAGAGCCTACTCTACTTTTGATGCGCTACTGGTTGCCTTTTTTTGCGCCTGCTTTAGGAACAGTTGCAAAAAAATTAAAGAAACAAGGAACAAAATCTATTGTCATTGTAGATAATATGATTCCTCACGAAAAGCGTTTTTTTGATGAAGCCTTTACAAAGTATTTTTTAAAAAATACTGATGCCTATATCGTCATGAGTAAGTCTGTTGAAAAAGACCTTTTAGAACGAAAACCAAATGCAAAATATATTTTCCACCCACATCCAATTTATGAGCATTTTGGAGAAAAAATAGCTAGAAAAGAAGCTCTACAAAAATTAGAACTCTCAAAAATTGAAGGAATTGAGAACAAGAAAATACTGCTTTACTTTGGATTTGTAAGAAAATATAAAGGATTAGATTTGCTTTTAGAAGCCTTTGAAAATCTTGATGATAGTTACTTTTTGATTATTGCAGGAGAATCCTACTTATCAGATAGTGAAAATAAAGAACTTCAAACTATTTTAGATAATCATCCTAAAAAACAAAATATCGATACTCGTTTGCGTTATGTTTCAGATAGTGAAGTAAATCTACTTTTTTCGGCTGCTGATGCCAATGTTTTGCCATATAGACACGCTACTCAAAGTGGAGTTTCAGCAATTGCCTTTCATTTTGAAGTCCCTTCTGTGGTTACTGATGTGGGTGGACTTCGTGATTTGATAGAGCCTTATAATGCAGGAACAATAGCCGAAAACGCCACTCCAAAGGCTATCCAAAATGCCATAGAAGAGCTTTTTAAAAATAAAAAAGATATTGATTACGGAGAAAATCTAAGAGATTTTAAAGAAAAATATTCGTGGGAAAATCTAGCGAAAAAGATTTTGGAGCTTTATGAGGAAATACAATAG
- a CDS encoding citrate synthase, with the protein MSQNGKTITINYEGKEYELPLVEGTEGEVGIDIGTLRATTGLVTLDPGYKNTGSTTSAITFLDGEKGILRYRGYNIEELAEKASFLEVAYLIIFGELPDQASLTKFQNDVTNHTLIHEDMRKIFDGFPTTSHPMVVLSSLISVLSTFYPESMKSNRSPEEVYMSIVRLIAKVPTIAAWSYKNEMGHPVNYPDNSLNYGARFLKMMFALPTQEYEIDPVMVSALNKILILHADHEQNCSTSTIRIVGSSLANIYASVASATNALSGPLHGGANQEVIEMLEAIHSSGATIEEFMTKVKNREMRLMGFGHRVYKNFDPRAKILKKACDDILSKMGIEDPLLDIAKQLEKIALEDEFFIERKLYPNVDFYSGIIYRAMNLPTDMFTVMFAMGRLPGWIAQWKEMLEMKHPIGRPRQIYIGENERAFVPMSDRKKVDHADIIQEDFV; encoded by the coding sequence ATGTCACAGAACGGAAAGACAATTACAATTAACTACGAAGGAAAAGAATATGAACTCCCTCTTGTGGAAGGAACAGAAGGAGAAGTAGGTATAGATATCGGAACATTAAGAGCTACAACAGGACTTGTTACACTTGACCCTGGTTATAAAAATACAGGTTCAACAACGAGCGCAATTACATTTTTAGATGGCGAAAAAGGAATTTTGCGTTATCGTGGTTATAATATAGAAGAACTAGCAGAGAAAGCAAGTTTTTTGGAAGTAGCTTATCTTATTATCTTTGGAGAGCTTCCAGACCAAGCTTCGCTTACAAAATTTCAAAATGATGTTACTAATCATACGCTTATCCATGAAGATATGCGTAAAATATTTGATGGCTTCCCAACTACTTCGCACCCGATGGTTGTGTTGTCTTCACTTATCTCGGTTTTGAGTACATTCTATCCTGAGTCGATGAAATCTAATCGTTCTCCAGAAGAAGTATATATGTCTATCGTTCGTTTGATTGCTAAAGTTCCAACTATTGCAGCTTGGTCTTACAAAAACGAAATGGGACACCCTGTTAATTATCCAGACAATAGCTTGAATTATGGAGCACGTTTCTTGAAAATGATGTTTGCTTTGCCTACACAAGAATATGAAATTGACCCTGTAATGGTAAGTGCATTGAACAAGATTTTGATTCTTCATGCAGACCATGAGCAAAACTGTTCTACATCAACAATTCGTATTGTAGGTTCTTCATTAGCTAATATTTACGCTTCTGTTGCTTCTGCAACAAATGCTTTGAGTGGTCCTCTTCATGGTGGAGCAAATCAAGAAGTTATCGAAATGTTAGAAGCTATCCATAGCAGTGGAGCAACGATTGAAGAGTTTATGACCAAAGTAAAAAATCGTGAAATGCGTTTGATGGGATTCGGACACCGTGTATATAAAAACTTTGATCCACGAGCTAAAATCTTGAAAAAAGCATGTGATGATATTTTATCTAAAATGGGTATTGAAGATCCATTGTTAGATATTGCTAAACAATTAGAAAAAATTGCATTAGAAGATGAGTTCTTTATTGAAAGAAAATTGTATCCTAATGTAGATTTTTATTCTGGAATTATTTATCGTGCCATGAACTTACCGACAGATATGTTTACGGTGATGTTTGCTATGGGACGTTTACCAGGTTGGATTGCTCAATGGAAAGAAATGTTAGAAATGAAACATCCTATTGGTCGTCCTCGTCAGATTTATATTGGCGAAAACGAAAGAGCTTTTGTTCCTATGTCTGACCGTAAAAAAGTAGATCACGCTGACATTATTCAAGAAGATTTCGTTTAA
- the rpmA gene encoding 50S ribosomal protein L27 — protein MAHKKGVGSSRNGRDSESKRLGVKIWGGQVAKPGSIIVRQRGTKFHVGENVGIGKDHTIFSLIDGEVTFHKGYKKRSFVSVVAKSETAEA, from the coding sequence ATGGCTCACAAGAAAGGTGTCGGTAGTTCACGAAATGGACGAGATTCGGAAAGTAAACGTCTAGGTGTAAAAATTTGGGGAGGGCAAGTAGCCAAACCAGGTAGCATCATCGTACGTCAACGTGGAACAAAATTTCATGTAGGTGAAAATGTAGGAATTGGTAAAGACCATACTATTTTTTCTCTTATTGATGGCGAAGTAACGTTTCACAAAGGATACAAAAAACGTTCTTTCGTTTCAGTAGTTGCTAAATCAGAAACTGCCGAAGCATAA
- a CDS encoding HNH endonuclease, protein MGRKVLILNADYRAISVCSVAKAFLLVYLQKAEMVNSVPDGFIQTVNKSFAAPSVIRLNSYVNIPYRGVMLTRQNIFKRDANQCVYCKSTKNLTLDHVVPRSQGGKTSWTNLVSACQHCNSKKSDFSLEDVGMTLPYKPFRPTFVMFLREFSRMGDENWKPFLQHA, encoded by the coding sequence ATTGGTCGGAAAGTATTAATATTGAATGCAGATTATCGTGCAATTTCTGTTTGTAGTGTAGCCAAAGCATTTTTGCTTGTTTATCTACAAAAAGCTGAAATGGTAAACTCTGTCCCTGATGGTTTTATCCAAACAGTAAACAAATCTTTTGCAGCTCCTTCTGTTATTCGTCTGAATTCTTACGTTAATATTCCTTACAGAGGAGTGATGCTTACACGCCAAAATATCTTCAAACGAGACGCAAATCAATGTGTGTATTGCAAAAGCACAAAAAACCTTACTTTAGACCACGTTGTTCCACGCTCACAAGGAGGTAAAACATCTTGGACAAATCTAGTAAGTGCTTGTCAGCATTGTAATTCAAAGAAAAGCGATTTTAGTCTTGAAGATGTAGGTATGACATTGCCTTATAAGCCTTTCAGACCTACGTTTGTGATGTTCTTACGTGAGTTTTCTAGAATGGGAGATGAAAATTGGAAACCATTTTTACAACATGCCTAA
- the yaaA gene encoding peroxide stress protein YaaA, which yields MIVILSPSKTQEFENENRTDMQTQPEFMLDTKELLDAIKQKEIDELQEVMQVSERLAFLNYNRFQDIQFPFDPKYDRQAIVAFRGDVYSGLDSDTLTDEELHFAQDNLRILSGFYGILRPFDLIQPYRLEMKTPLKTPRGKNLYEFWGKFLTDYFNTRYPDEVMINLASQEYAKAIINRHFKLKTITPIFKEEKDGELKTVAIYAKKARGTMARYIIQNKIKQPSKLKLYNEDGYKFDAEISTDKEWVFTRPKPKKIVETETKVAKKRGRKPKNTASETEEE from the coding sequence ATGATTGTTATACTTTCGCCTTCCAAAACACAAGAATTTGAAAATGAAAATCGGACTGATATGCAGACTCAGCCTGAGTTTATGTTAGATACCAAGGAACTTTTAGATGCGATTAAACAAAAGGAAATTGATGAATTACAGGAGGTAATGCAAGTCAGTGAAAGACTAGCTTTTTTAAACTATAATCGTTTTCAAGATATACAATTTCCATTTGATCCAAAGTATGATAGGCAGGCAATTGTGGCATTTCGTGGAGATGTCTATTCAGGCTTAGATTCGGATACACTTACAGATGAAGAGTTGCATTTTGCACAAGATAATTTGCGTATCCTTTCAGGTTTCTATGGGATTTTGCGTCCTTTTGATTTGATTCAACCTTACCGTTTGGAAATGAAAACGCCTTTGAAGACACCAAGAGGAAAAAACTTATATGAGTTTTGGGGAAAATTTTTGACAGATTATTTCAATACTCGTTATCCAGATGAGGTTATGATTAATTTGGCTTCTCAAGAATACGCTAAAGCAATTATCAATAGACATTTTAAACTAAAAACTATAACACCTATTTTTAAAGAAGAAAAGGATGGAGAGTTAAAAACAGTGGCTATCTATGCCAAGAAAGCAAGAGGAACAATGGCTCGTTATATTATTCAAAACAAAATCAAACAACCTAGCAAATTAAAATTATATAATGAAGACGGGTATAAATTTGATGCAGAAATATCTACGGATAAAGAATGGGTTTTTACTAGACCAAAACCAAAAAAAATAGTAGAAACAGAAACTAAAGTAGCAAAAAAAAGAGGTAGAAAACCAAAAAATACAGCTTCTGAAACAGAAGAAGAATAA